One region of Paenibacillus polymyxa M1 genomic DNA includes:
- a CDS encoding DUF350 domain-containing protein, whose protein sequence is MDSHISLGNALGNVGIGLLILFAILIIGYFVFSLLTRYNDNQEIARGNEAAGIYMGAKLLGLCIIVGMVSYSSHSWLDMLTWSAVGIVVLCLVYVIFDLVTPRTKVCEEIAKGNVALAQLLRSIIIGVSFVVGTFLM, encoded by the coding sequence TTGGACTCTCATATCAGTTTGGGCAACGCATTGGGCAATGTAGGTATCGGCCTGCTTATCTTGTTTGCCATCTTAATCATAGGTTATTTTGTGTTCAGCTTGCTGACACGTTATAACGATAATCAGGAAATCGCACGCGGCAATGAAGCGGCAGGCATCTATATGGGGGCAAAGCTGCTAGGTCTGTGTATCATCGTGGGAATGGTATCGTATAGCAGCCATTCATGGCTCGATATGCTGACCTGGTCGGCCGTGGGCATTGTAGTGCTGTGTCTGGTGTATGTGATTTTTGATCTGGTGACACCGCGCACCAAGGTGTGCGAGGAAATTGCCAAAGGCAATGTAGCTCTGGCACAGCTGTTGCGCTCAATCATCATCGGGGTATCTTTTGTCGTAGGTACATTTTTGATGTAG
- a CDS encoding carbohydrate ABC transporter permease, with protein METNNRYRVGTWATELVMILVALVFLVPFYFLFVNSVKSFGDLLTDSAAWPQTFVWSNYARAWSITRFPEALWNSLVVTVVSNLLLVLISSMAAYRMVRRPTRYNRVLFSLFVAAMVIPFQSVMIPLVKVVSTLDLMNSISGLVICYLGFGAPMSIFLFHGFVKGVPVEVEEAATVDGCTPYGVFFRIVYPLMLPMMVTVIILNTLWIWNDYLLPSLVLQKAELRTIPIATYAFFGQYTKQWDLALPALVLGILPVIAFFLAMQKYIIQGIMAGSVKG; from the coding sequence ATGGAAACAAACAATCGCTACCGCGTTGGAACCTGGGCGACCGAGTTGGTGATGATCCTCGTCGCATTGGTATTCCTCGTCCCGTTTTACTTTTTGTTCGTGAATTCGGTCAAAAGCTTTGGTGACTTGCTCACCGATTCTGCGGCCTGGCCACAAACCTTTGTATGGAGCAACTATGCTAGAGCTTGGAGCATCACGCGTTTTCCTGAAGCGTTATGGAACTCACTCGTGGTTACGGTGGTCAGCAATCTACTGCTCGTACTGATCAGCTCAATGGCTGCCTATCGAATGGTTCGGCGTCCAACACGTTACAATCGGGTACTGTTCAGCCTGTTCGTGGCTGCGATGGTCATTCCTTTCCAATCGGTGATGATTCCTTTGGTCAAGGTTGTAAGTACGCTGGATTTAATGAACAGTATTAGTGGTCTGGTAATCTGTTATCTGGGATTCGGGGCTCCTATGTCCATCTTTCTCTTTCACGGATTCGTCAAAGGTGTGCCTGTTGAGGTGGAAGAAGCAGCTACAGTGGACGGTTGCACGCCTTACGGGGTGTTTTTCCGGATTGTATATCCGTTGATGCTGCCCATGATGGTAACGGTTATTATTTTGAATACACTCTGGATCTGGAATGACTATCTACTGCCTTCTCTGGTACTGCAAAAGGCTGAATTGCGCACCATTCCGATTGCAACCTATGCCTTTTTCGGACAATACACGAAGCAGTGGGATTTGGCTTTGCCAGCTCTGGTGCTGGGTATTTTGCCGGTCATCGCGTTCTTTCTAGCCATGCAAAAATATATTATACAAGGTATCATGGCAGGCTCGGTCAAAGGCTGA
- a CDS encoding ABC transporter substrate-binding protein yields the protein MKTHTFKKKAQAMILLFAAFALVLAGCNSSGGQNAGNEEVKEKTIHIFQFKVEIAEALNRMKAEYEATHPGIKLDIQTVGGGSDYGAALKAKFASGEQPDIFNVGGYRELDTWLEYLEDLSDQPWVGDVVDVAKEPMTKDGKLYGQPMNLEGYGFIYNKDLFKKAGITEPPKTLSELEAAAQKLQAAGITPFSNGYQEFWVLGNHLLNVAFANQPDPSAFVKGLNDGTAKIPGNAVFAEWIKLLDLTLKYGNSKPLTTDYNTQVTNFATGKAAMMQQGNWTQVQIDGINPKLNLGILPMPIGEDATAGDKLFVGVANNWVVNKNSSVKAEAKEFLNWIVTSEQGKKYITKEFKFIPAFKSIKGEEADMGQLGAEVVKYSQENKLLGWFFSRYPEGAQQEFGSQMQAYVAGKSDAGKLFEDFQRTWDNLKTK from the coding sequence ATGAAAACGCATACTTTTAAAAAGAAAGCCCAAGCAATGATTTTGCTTTTTGCTGCCTTTGCTCTGGTTTTGGCGGGCTGTAACAGCAGTGGTGGACAAAATGCAGGCAATGAGGAAGTGAAGGAAAAAACCATTCACATTTTTCAGTTTAAAGTAGAGATTGCAGAAGCGCTAAATCGCATGAAGGCGGAGTATGAAGCGACTCACCCGGGGATCAAGCTCGACATTCAGACCGTAGGCGGGGGGAGTGACTATGGGGCGGCGTTGAAGGCCAAGTTTGCCTCTGGCGAACAGCCGGATATTTTTAATGTCGGCGGTTATCGTGAGCTGGATACGTGGCTGGAATATTTGGAGGACCTGTCCGACCAGCCTTGGGTTGGTGATGTGGTCGATGTCGCCAAAGAACCGATGACCAAGGATGGCAAGCTGTATGGTCAGCCAATGAATCTGGAAGGGTACGGCTTTATCTACAACAAGGATTTGTTCAAAAAGGCTGGAATCACCGAGCCGCCTAAAACGCTGTCCGAGCTGGAGGCTGCTGCGCAAAAGCTGCAAGCCGCAGGGATCACACCTTTTTCCAATGGGTACCAGGAGTTTTGGGTGCTGGGTAATCATTTGCTGAACGTGGCATTTGCTAATCAGCCAGACCCCTCGGCCTTCGTCAAGGGACTGAATGATGGTACAGCCAAAATTCCAGGCAATGCTGTATTCGCCGAATGGATTAAGCTGCTCGATCTGACGCTCAAGTATGGCAATTCGAAGCCGCTCACGACTGATTACAATACGCAGGTAACGAACTTTGCCACTGGCAAGGCTGCCATGATGCAGCAAGGGAACTGGACTCAGGTCCAAATTGATGGAATTAATCCGAAGCTGAATCTAGGTATTCTGCCTATGCCGATTGGTGAAGACGCAACAGCCGGAGATAAGCTGTTTGTAGGGGTTGCTAATAACTGGGTGGTTAATAAAAATTCGTCTGTCAAAGCTGAGGCCAAAGAGTTCTTAAACTGGATAGTGACATCCGAGCAGGGGAAAAAGTATATCACCAAGGAGTTTAAGTTCATTCCGGCGTTCAAGAGCATCAAAGGGGAAGAGGCCGATATGGGTCAACTGGGTGCCGAAGTAGTGAAATATAGTCAGGAAAATAAACTGCTGGGCTGGTTCTTTAGCCGTTATCCTGAAGGAGCACAGCAAGAATTCGGAAGTCAGATGCAAGCCTATGTGGCAGGTAAATCGGATGCCGGGAAGCTGTTCGAGGATTTCCAGAGAACATGGGATAATTTAAAGACCAAATAA
- a CDS encoding helix-turn-helix transcriptional regulator, with amino-acid sequence MNERRIALMRILDSRKKYTARELAERFGVSVRTIQRDLDYLQQTGLPLYTETGPHGGYRALPNRLLPPLHLARDEALGLFLMLQLLEDIPDIPFGSVRGHLSDHYYAELPQDVQDSIDQLKDYISFRMIPTHADSPYTSLILEAALNKRRVNMHYRSASGTKWTQVYPIGLYFDHGYWYMPAHNKDRIILYRSDRVITITILDETLDSLPTLQAWLASEDSRVGIPSKIKFTALGARLAESDTLFHNVSHQEGLGQEWHGHIPVEEFRYVSRLLLKYGPEAEVVYPQELRMLVRKLLQDSLNPYLKDDEE; translated from the coding sequence ATGAACGAACGCAGAATTGCTCTTATGAGGATACTGGATTCCCGAAAAAAATATACGGCGCGTGAGTTGGCCGAACGATTTGGCGTCTCCGTCAGAACGATACAAAGAGATCTCGACTATTTGCAGCAAACCGGGTTACCCCTGTATACCGAGACGGGCCCTCATGGCGGATACCGGGCCCTTCCCAATCGGCTCCTTCCTCCCCTTCATCTTGCGCGCGACGAAGCACTGGGTCTTTTTCTCATGCTGCAACTGCTGGAAGACATTCCGGATATCCCTTTTGGATCGGTTCGTGGACATTTGTCCGATCATTATTATGCCGAGCTTCCCCAGGATGTGCAGGACAGCATTGACCAATTAAAGGATTACATTTCTTTTCGTATGATACCTACTCACGCAGACTCACCCTACACCTCGCTCATTTTGGAGGCTGCACTAAACAAGCGCAGGGTGAACATGCACTACCGCTCCGCTTCCGGGACAAAGTGGACCCAGGTATATCCGATTGGGCTTTATTTTGATCACGGATATTGGTATATGCCAGCGCATAACAAAGACCGCATTATTCTTTACCGTTCAGATCGGGTGATCACCATCACGATACTAGATGAAACCTTGGACAGCCTCCCCACCCTTCAAGCATGGTTGGCTTCAGAGGATTCCCGTGTAGGAATTCCGTCCAAAATAAAATTTACCGCATTGGGTGCTAGGTTGGCCGAATCAGATACCCTCTTCCACAATGTCTCCCATCAGGAAGGCCTGGGTCAGGAATGGCACGGACATATCCCCGTTGAAGAGTTTAGGTATGTATCCAGACTTTTGTTAAAGTATGGGCCAGAAGCCGAGGTCGTATATCCGCAAGAACTGCGTATGCTGGTCAGGAAATTGCTGCAAGACAGCCTGAATCCTTATCTGAAGGATGATGAAGAATAA
- a CDS encoding M15 family metallopeptidase has translation MKRHIQQTRTSQRWTKALIPGLILPGLLLAACQQGGSGGQESEPLKSSTTVQENVQPSTQTDAGNGSTSAGQASADTGSGQADPVMALRSQSALQATVKEEDGTAVVTNATSDTVVVNKKRSLPVGYVPDDLVEPQVPFSFEGPHEKRHLRKEAAEALEKLFDGAKKDGIELRAVSGYRSYKRQVSIFDNNVKTKGQEYASKVSAVPGTSEHQTGLSIDVSSPSVGNVLEQSFGASKEGQWLEQHAPEYGFIIRYMQGKEDVTGYVYEPWHIRYVGVDIAEDVAKQGLTLEEYFDENNIKL, from the coding sequence ATGAAACGACATATACAACAGACGCGCACATCTCAGCGATGGACCAAAGCGCTCATTCCGGGGCTGATCTTGCCAGGGCTATTGCTGGCAGCTTGCCAGCAAGGAGGATCAGGTGGACAGGAAAGTGAGCCATTAAAATCATCCACAACGGTACAGGAGAATGTACAGCCTTCCACCCAGACGGATGCGGGGAATGGCAGTACTAGCGCTGGACAAGCCTCTGCGGATACAGGAAGTGGACAGGCTGATCCTGTGATGGCGTTGCGAAGCCAAAGTGCACTGCAGGCCACAGTTAAGGAAGAGGATGGAACTGCGGTTGTCACCAATGCGACTTCGGATACAGTCGTGGTGAACAAAAAGCGCAGCTTGCCTGTGGGCTACGTCCCGGATGATCTGGTAGAGCCGCAGGTGCCTTTTTCCTTTGAGGGACCGCATGAGAAGCGGCATTTGCGTAAGGAAGCGGCAGAGGCACTGGAGAAGCTGTTCGACGGTGCGAAAAAGGACGGCATTGAGCTGCGTGCGGTATCGGGATACCGTTCCTATAAGCGTCAGGTGTCTATTTTCGACAACAATGTAAAGACAAAGGGGCAGGAATATGCCTCTAAAGTCAGCGCTGTACCAGGTACGAGTGAGCATCAGACGGGATTGTCCATTGACGTATCCAGCCCCAGCGTAGGCAATGTGCTGGAGCAATCGTTCGGAGCTTCCAAGGAAGGTCAATGGCTGGAACAACATGCACCGGAATACGGATTTATTATTCGTTATATGCAGGGTAAGGAAGATGTGACCGGCTATGTGTACGAGCCTTGGCATATCCGTTATGTGGGAGTAGACATTGCAGAGGATGTAGCCAAGCAAGGGTTGACGCTGGAGGAATATTTCGACGAAAACAATATCAAGCTATAG
- a CDS encoding glutathionylspermidine synthase family protein has protein sequence MSMRTIRQLPYEHDELFKGEISHMIPYHRMYGKSYCVPALTVYRESELAELQAASEAVHRIYRKVQQFIQRYMPDEYLVERLGIHPGLLRAARMEAAPDGITRQDWIVGEAGIKCIENNTDTPTGIPEVAYLEGKLLEVLRCEGMSRDDIDLHGPSSGMDEAIQSALTELIHFYSRKGLGTKVYFTCYEWHIEDQTNTKYIMRLCEQAGFEVVYAPLEELEIIPNEGLYHRGEQIHILYRLYPLEYLIEDREEDTGLEVGQALMDMVADGKIGLINPPQHIITQSKGFTATVWSLYERNEQTPAFCGFRLFDERELEVIQTYLLPTYFEPSVFLQNKEPYVAKGIWGREGKGTHLIEQPEPEKRLEGVLGVAQNAKADQPDLHHQADAPLTPEQEEAAHIAAYYEEQPKIYQRLWPMQSAEVQTEEGLFHGYVLTGIFVIGGRFAGVLPRIGEKVTGDMAYYCAAAVANEPSNPPAV, from the coding sequence ATGAGCATGCGTACGATTCGGCAATTACCTTATGAACATGACGAGCTTTTTAAGGGTGAAATCAGCCATATGATTCCGTATCATCGCATGTACGGCAAGTCCTACTGCGTGCCGGCCTTAACGGTGTATCGGGAAAGCGAGCTGGCAGAGCTTCAGGCTGCTTCTGAGGCGGTACATCGTATTTATCGCAAGGTTCAGCAATTTATCCAGCGCTATATGCCGGATGAATATCTGGTAGAGCGTTTGGGGATTCATCCAGGCTTGCTGCGTGCTGCACGGATGGAAGCCGCGCCGGATGGGATCACCCGTCAGGACTGGATTGTGGGGGAAGCGGGGATCAAGTGCATTGAGAATAACACCGATACCCCGACCGGGATTCCCGAGGTGGCTTATCTCGAAGGAAAGCTGTTGGAAGTGCTGCGTTGTGAGGGAATGTCAAGGGATGACATTGATTTACATGGACCCTCATCAGGAATGGATGAGGCGATTCAGTCTGCCTTGACGGAGCTCATTCATTTTTATAGTCGTAAGGGTTTGGGGACAAAGGTGTATTTCACTTGCTATGAATGGCATATCGAGGATCAGACGAATACCAAATATATCATGCGTTTATGTGAACAAGCCGGGTTTGAAGTGGTTTATGCGCCATTGGAAGAACTGGAAATTATCCCGAATGAAGGATTGTATCACCGTGGAGAGCAGATTCACATCCTCTATCGCCTGTATCCGCTGGAGTATCTGATTGAAGATCGGGAAGAGGACACAGGGCTTGAGGTGGGGCAGGCGTTAATGGATATGGTGGCAGACGGAAAAATAGGACTAATCAATCCGCCGCAGCATATCATTACGCAGAGCAAAGGGTTCACCGCAACCGTATGGTCGCTGTACGAGCGCAATGAACAGACACCAGCGTTCTGCGGTTTTCGTTTGTTTGACGAACGGGAGCTGGAGGTGATACAAACCTACCTGCTACCTACATATTTTGAGCCATCCGTGTTTCTGCAAAATAAAGAGCCTTATGTCGCCAAAGGCATATGGGGCCGAGAGGGTAAAGGCACGCATTTGATTGAGCAGCCTGAACCCGAGAAGAGACTGGAAGGTGTCTTGGGAGTGGCCCAAAATGCGAAGGCTGACCAGCCTGATCTGCATCATCAAGCTGATGCTCCACTAACACCTGAACAGGAGGAAGCCGCACATATTGCCGCTTATTACGAGGAACAGCCTAAGATTTATCAGCGGCTGTGGCCCATGCAGAGCGCAGAGGTGCAGACCGAGGAAGGGCTATTTCACGGCTATGTACTGACAGGCATATTCGTGATCGGGGGGCGTTTTGCGGGGGTTCTGCCGCGAATCGGTGAAAAGGTAACAGGCGATATGGCCTACTATTGCGCTGCCGCCGTTGCCAACGAACCTTCTAATCCACCCGCTGTATAA
- a CDS encoding DEAD/DEAH box helicase, which produces MNQPLYGIWLGDVFFCFSGETSEPRIDAWSSVIRRLTLKGDLRPFRQAALRLAEVRIPNNARVETAGRGGKRRSMLGRTLEGLALEPRETMALLTRMDEKGCAASGITLGEEMQYWQKAAYFALELMQRGEIVPSLTEARPSGPRRRGPDAAVGVWIPRLREEEDIRRFHELAAAMPAVCMAAPAVFAGKEPETREDAAGMVLYSFLCAVVHAETTAVLAASDRELGRYRADYRRGGSPLAELWWNSLLTGSRQVAIQGTPAEMEELVLQASSLKGSTMPITEREAKEPVEGQLRLCLRLEPSLEESIQEWRITFWAESDAEPGLRLPALALWAYPERDLVRGEIVYRQVQAQLLTRLGQAAEAAPILQEALNRPYPEGLTLEPEMFFRFLTEAVPSLQKNGITVQMPSRWSREGRRRAGLRLKMRSTEQGAKPDGVIADTSSVGINRMISFDAEAVLGDTTLTMEELESIVAANLPYVRLGGEWIEVDPKEIRQVLRFIKRGENGEMSLSEWMHLAAENESAGEASWKGLSIFGAESAGLLASLAEGGVLRSVEPRPVPETLHGALRPYQERGFQWLAAMRGLGFGVCLADDMGLGKTIQVITCLLDGGIGADDQRPALIICPTSLLGNWQRELKRFSPDLSLYIHHGNQRLHGELFQENVREYDIVLTTYHLAGRDGSDLSAVYWSSIVLDEAQYIKNARTKQAQSVMKLSAPHRIAMTGTPVENRLSELWSIFQFLNPGYLGTASSFRQRYSLAGEERGSALRELHRLVSPFMLRRLKSDPDIRKDLPEKLELKSYCVLTPEQAGLYRGVVDQLLGTLDGQVGMARKGLVLSSLTKLKQICDHPGLIIPGRADSSKTENSGKMERLLELVETIRENNESALIFTQYVSMGELLVSRLAKILGEEPYFLHGGLAKTRRDEMVHNFQQGKGPNIFVLSLRAGGVGLNLTRASHVIHYDRWWNPAVENQATDRVFRIGQSRNVQVHKLICQGTLEERIDELIESKKALSEQVVGSGEHWLTEMSDDELRGLIALQNDVWIE; this is translated from the coding sequence ATGAATCAACCGCTTTATGGAATATGGCTCGGAGATGTGTTTTTTTGCTTTTCTGGTGAGACGTCGGAACCACGTATTGATGCGTGGAGCAGTGTAATCCGCAGGCTGACGCTAAAGGGAGACCTTCGGCCGTTTCGGCAGGCTGCGTTGCGTCTTGCCGAGGTGCGGATACCTAACAATGCTCGCGTGGAAACCGCAGGCAGAGGTGGCAAGAGACGTTCCATGCTGGGGCGTACGCTGGAGGGTCTGGCACTGGAACCCCGCGAGACGATGGCTCTGCTGACTCGCATGGACGAGAAGGGCTGTGCGGCATCGGGCATTACGCTTGGCGAGGAAATGCAATATTGGCAAAAGGCTGCTTATTTTGCGCTGGAGCTGATGCAGCGGGGCGAAATCGTGCCATCACTTACAGAGGCGCGTCCATCTGGACCGCGACGGCGCGGCCCGGATGCGGCGGTAGGGGTGTGGATTCCTCGGCTTCGCGAAGAGGAGGACATCCGCCGCTTTCATGAGCTGGCAGCTGCGATGCCGGCTGTTTGTATGGCAGCTCCGGCCGTTTTTGCGGGCAAGGAGCCAGAAACACGTGAGGATGCAGCTGGAATGGTGCTGTATTCCTTCTTGTGTGCGGTCGTTCATGCAGAAACGACCGCGGTGCTGGCTGCGTCAGATCGTGAATTGGGACGATATCGGGCAGATTATCGGCGCGGAGGATCACCACTGGCGGAGCTGTGGTGGAACAGTCTGTTGACAGGTTCGCGTCAGGTTGCGATTCAGGGAACGCCTGCTGAGATGGAGGAGCTGGTGCTTCAGGCGTCCTCTCTTAAGGGAAGCACGATGCCTATAACGGAACGGGAAGCCAAGGAACCCGTTGAAGGGCAATTGCGTCTGTGCCTTCGTTTGGAGCCTTCTTTGGAAGAGAGTATCCAGGAATGGCGCATTACCTTTTGGGCAGAAAGCGATGCTGAGCCCGGATTACGACTGCCTGCTTTGGCATTGTGGGCATATCCGGAACGTGATCTGGTTCGCGGTGAAATTGTGTACCGTCAAGTACAGGCGCAACTGCTGACGAGGCTCGGACAGGCGGCTGAAGCGGCACCTATATTGCAGGAAGCATTAAACCGCCCTTATCCCGAGGGACTGACCCTGGAGCCGGAGATGTTCTTCCGCTTCCTGACGGAAGCCGTACCTTCTTTACAAAAGAATGGTATCACTGTGCAAATGCCTTCACGCTGGAGCCGGGAGGGGCGAAGACGTGCAGGCTTACGGCTTAAAATGCGCTCGACAGAGCAGGGTGCCAAGCCAGATGGTGTGATCGCCGATACATCGTCGGTTGGCATTAACCGCATGATTTCGTTTGATGCCGAGGCTGTGCTGGGGGATACGACCTTGACGATGGAGGAATTGGAAAGCATCGTCGCGGCCAATTTGCCTTATGTACGTCTCGGAGGGGAATGGATTGAGGTAGATCCCAAGGAAATTCGTCAGGTGCTGCGGTTCATCAAGCGCGGAGAAAACGGTGAAATGAGCTTGTCCGAATGGATGCATTTGGCTGCGGAAAATGAAAGTGCAGGCGAGGCCTCGTGGAAGGGCTTGTCCATCTTTGGCGCGGAATCCGCCGGATTGCTAGCCTCGTTGGCTGAGGGCGGGGTACTCCGTTCCGTAGAGCCGCGGCCTGTGCCGGAGACGCTGCATGGTGCACTACGGCCGTATCAAGAGCGCGGCTTTCAATGGCTGGCTGCGATGCGCGGATTGGGCTTTGGTGTGTGCCTTGCCGACGACATGGGGCTGGGTAAGACGATTCAGGTTATTACCTGTTTGCTCGATGGTGGCATCGGCGCAGATGATCAGCGTCCGGCGTTAATTATCTGTCCGACGTCTTTGCTTGGCAACTGGCAGCGGGAATTGAAGCGTTTTTCACCGGATTTGTCGCTTTATATTCACCATGGCAACCAGCGACTCCACGGTGAGCTGTTTCAGGAAAATGTACGAGAGTATGATATCGTCCTCACTACCTATCATTTGGCGGGCCGGGACGGCAGCGATTTATCTGCGGTCTACTGGTCTTCCATTGTGTTGGATGAGGCGCAATATATAAAAAATGCACGCACTAAGCAGGCACAAAGCGTCATGAAGTTGTCCGCCCCGCATCGAATTGCCATGACGGGCACGCCGGTAGAGAATCGGCTAAGCGAGCTGTGGTCTATTTTTCAATTTCTGAATCCAGGGTACCTCGGTACGGCATCTTCATTCCGCCAGCGGTACAGTCTGGCAGGAGAGGAGCGGGGGTCCGCGTTGCGTGAGCTTCATCGTCTCGTCTCCCCGTTCATGCTGCGTCGGCTCAAAAGCGATCCGGATATTCGTAAGGATTTGCCAGAGAAGCTGGAGTTGAAGTCCTATTGTGTACTGACACCAGAGCAGGCCGGATTATACCGCGGTGTGGTGGATCAATTATTGGGAACATTGGATGGGCAGGTCGGTATGGCCCGCAAGGGGCTTGTTCTGTCATCGCTGACCAAGTTGAAGCAAATCTGTGACCATCCGGGTTTGATCATCCCAGGACGTGCTGACAGCAGTAAAACCGAAAACTCGGGTAAAATGGAGCGACTGTTGGAATTGGTAGAGACCATTCGCGAGAACAATGAATCGGCGCTGATTTTCACCCAATATGTGTCGATGGGAGAACTGCTGGTATCCCGTTTGGCCAAGATTTTGGGAGAAGAGCCATATTTCCTGCATGGAGGACTGGCGAAAACCAGACGGGACGAAATGGTTCACAACTTCCAGCAGGGAAAAGGACCGAATATATTCGTACTTTCCTTGCGTGCAGGTGGCGTGGGTCTGAACTTGACGCGTGCCAGCCATGTCATTCACTATGATCGCTGGTGGAATCCTGCGGTGGAAAATCAGGCGACAGACCGAGTATTCCGTATTGGCCAAAGTCGCAATGTACAAGTGCACAAGCTGATTTGTCAGGGAACACTGGAGGAAAGAATCGACGAGCTGATCGAGAGCAAAAAGGCCCTTTCCGAGCAGGTTGTCGGCTCTGGAGAACATTGGCTCACCGAAATGTCTGATGATGAACTGCGTGGTCTGATTGCGTTGCAAAATGACGTATGGATCGAGTGA
- a CDS encoding dihydrofolate reductase family protein: MKDLKSNEVVLYIAMSLDGYIAMPDGAVDWLYDVKGDGGDNGYAEFYDTVSTVLMGRLTYEEVLKLSDDFPYAGKPCYVLTRSLTEQQQAPHVTFTDEALSELVPRLQKQSEGLVWLVGGGQLVQAFMQAGLLEKAIIAIIPKVLGQGIPLFPEGTLPSTFQLQEIERRGDIVLLHYHL, translated from the coding sequence ATGAAGGATTTGAAATCAAATGAAGTGGTGCTGTATATCGCCATGAGTCTCGACGGGTATATCGCAATGCCGGACGGGGCGGTGGACTGGCTGTATGATGTCAAAGGAGATGGCGGGGACAATGGATACGCTGAATTTTATGATACTGTAAGTACAGTGCTGATGGGCAGGCTGACGTATGAGGAAGTGTTAAAGCTTTCGGATGATTTTCCTTATGCCGGAAAGCCGTGTTATGTACTCACCCGGTCATTGACGGAGCAACAGCAGGCACCACATGTTACATTTACGGACGAGGCTTTGTCTGAACTGGTTCCGCGTCTACAAAAACAATCGGAAGGTTTGGTATGGTTAGTAGGTGGGGGTCAGTTAGTTCAGGCCTTCATGCAGGCTGGGCTGCTGGAAAAGGCGATCATTGCGATCATTCCCAAAGTACTGGGACAAGGAATACCCTTATTCCCAGAAGGAACGCTGCCAAGTACTTTTCAACTCCAAGAAATCGAACGCCGCGGGGATATTGTTCTACTTCATTATCATTTATAA
- a CDS encoding carbohydrate ABC transporter permease, whose protein sequence is MNRAKSSQWLQQWIFVGPSTLFFVIIIVIPFMLGMYYSFTEWNGVANQAKWVGLDNFSHILFNDDKFGTAFWFTVRFTVIGVVAANIFGFLLAYFLTKPLKTKNVLRTIFFMPNVIGGLLLGFIWQFIFVKGFAAIGESTGLSFFNLSWLGDEITAFWGIVIVFIWQTAGYLMVIYISSLTNVPRDMLEAAEIDGASRMQILRSIILPLIMPAITVCLFLAISWSFKMFDLNLSLTKGGPFGSTESVALNIYNEAFVNNRYGLGTAKALIFFIIVALVTSLQVRLTKSREVES, encoded by the coding sequence TTGAATCGCGCCAAGTCGTCGCAATGGCTCCAGCAATGGATTTTTGTAGGGCCATCGACGTTATTTTTCGTTATCATTATTGTAATCCCTTTCATGCTAGGAATGTACTATTCTTTTACAGAGTGGAATGGGGTAGCCAATCAGGCCAAGTGGGTCGGGCTGGATAATTTCAGTCACATTTTATTTAATGATGACAAATTCGGGACAGCGTTCTGGTTTACCGTCCGTTTTACGGTGATTGGAGTGGTAGCTGCCAATATTTTTGGTTTTCTGCTGGCGTATTTTCTAACCAAGCCGCTAAAAACAAAAAATGTGCTTCGAACTATTTTTTTCATGCCTAATGTGATCGGAGGTCTGTTGCTCGGTTTTATCTGGCAGTTTATTTTCGTCAAGGGATTTGCAGCGATCGGCGAGAGTACGGGGTTATCCTTCTTCAACCTGTCCTGGCTGGGAGATGAGATCACGGCCTTCTGGGGCATTGTGATCGTGTTTATCTGGCAAACAGCCGGATATTTAATGGTGATTTATATCTCTTCCCTTACCAATGTGCCCCGGGATATGCTGGAGGCAGCCGAGATTGATGGGGCGAGTCGGATGCAAATCTTGCGGTCGATTATACTGCCTTTGATCATGCCCGCCATTACGGTATGTCTCTTCCTGGCGATATCATGGTCGTTTAAAATGTTCGATCTCAACCTGTCATTGACGAAGGGTGGTCCCTTTGGTTCTACAGAGTCAGTGGCACTCAATATATACAATGAAGCGTTTGTCAATAATCGTTATGGGTTGGGAACGGCTAAAGCACTTATCTTCTTTATCATTGTTGCTCTCGTTACGAGCCTTCAGGTACGCCTGACGAAAAGCCGGGAGGTGGAATCGTAA